In Pseudodesulfovibrio sp. S3, one DNA window encodes the following:
- a CDS encoding phenylacetate--CoA ligase, translating to MYYDSVEAMDRSALEQLQVERLKETITNAKHSPFYGARLAGLNPEDFQTVADITKLPFTTKDDLRSQYPHGLLTRSLDDFVRLHASSGTTGTPTAIFYTRKDLETWADLMARSMHACGCRKSDVCQNMSGYGLFTGGLGIHYGAERLGMLTIPAGAGNTKRQIKLIRDHNVSVLHIIPSFALYFAQKVQEAGFDTKDMPWRIALIGAEPHTEEARAKIEEMMHIKAYNSYGLSEMNGPGVAFECVHQKGMHLWEDAYIAEIIDPETGDHVAEGEIGELVMTTLTREGMPIIRYRTRDLTRFMPGKCECGRTHRRIDRIAGRADDMMILKGVNIYPMQIEQCLMAMPEVGQNYLIELVREGVSDQMKVKVEIKDEYFVEDMRALQGLQKQIAKNLCNEILLTPRVELCQSNSIPKSEGKAVRVVDRRNEE from the coding sequence ATGTACTACGACTCAGTAGAAGCCATGGACCGCTCCGCCCTGGAACAGCTTCAGGTTGAACGTCTCAAGGAGACCATCACGAACGCCAAGCACTCTCCCTTCTACGGTGCGCGGCTTGCCGGATTGAACCCGGAAGATTTTCAGACGGTGGCAGACATCACCAAACTTCCCTTCACCACCAAGGACGACTTGCGCAGCCAGTATCCCCACGGGCTCCTGACCCGGTCCCTGGACGATTTCGTGCGCCTGCACGCGTCGAGCGGCACCACGGGCACGCCCACGGCGATCTTCTACACCCGGAAGGATCTGGAGACCTGGGCCGACCTCATGGCCCGCAGCATGCACGCCTGCGGTTGCCGCAAGTCCGACGTATGCCAGAACATGTCCGGATACGGCCTGTTCACCGGCGGCCTCGGCATCCACTACGGGGCCGAACGGCTCGGCATGCTGACCATCCCGGCAGGCGCGGGAAACACCAAACGACAGATCAAGCTCATCCGCGACCACAACGTTTCGGTGCTGCACATCATCCCGTCCTTTGCCCTCTATTTTGCGCAGAAAGTCCAGGAAGCCGGTTTCGACACCAAGGACATGCCCTGGCGCATCGCACTCATCGGCGCGGAACCCCATACCGAGGAGGCCCGCGCCAAGATCGAGGAAATGATGCACATCAAGGCCTACAACTCCTACGGCCTGTCGGAGATGAACGGCCCCGGCGTGGCCTTCGAATGCGTGCACCAAAAGGGCATGCACCTGTGGGAGGACGCCTACATAGCCGAGATCATCGACCCTGAAACCGGCGACCATGTGGCCGAAGGCGAGATCGGCGAATTGGTCATGACCACCCTCACCCGCGAGGGCATGCCCATCATCCGCTACCGCACCCGCGACCTGACCCGCTTCATGCCCGGCAAATGCGAATGCGGCCGCACTCATCGCCGTATCGACCGCATTGCGGGCCGCGCCGACGACATGATGATTCTCAAGGGCGTGAACATCTACCCCATGCAGATCGAACAATGTCTCATGGCCATGCCCGAAGTGGGCCAGAACTACCTCATCGAGCTGGTGCGCGAAGGCGTGTCCGACCAGATGAAGGTCAAGGTCGAGATCAAGGACGAATATTTCGTGGAAGACATGCGCGCCTTGCAGGGGTTGCAGAAACAGATCGCAAAGAACCTGTGCAACGAGATACTGCTCACGCCGCGCGTGGAACTGTGCCAGTCGAACTCCATTCCCAAGTCCGAAGGCAAGGCCGTGAGAGTGGTGGATCGGCGCAACGAGGAATAG
- a CDS encoding DUF456 domain-containing protein, whose translation MEYVWAILLIIGLAFSQVLQIFSLPANWVALGLVSLWKYVYPESMEWSFIIGMAVVAVVAEVLEFGLQAWGAGRYGASTRGNVGGIIGAIAGAIFGASFLFGLGALIGALGGAYLGCLVAEMPGRSKSEAFRAAKGAFVGKALGFTVKTAIGAVIVILSIPKVWP comes from the coding sequence ATGGAATATGTCTGGGCCATACTGCTCATCATCGGACTGGCCTTTTCACAGGTTCTCCAGATCTTCAGCCTGCCTGCAAACTGGGTGGCGCTGGGCTTGGTATCGCTGTGGAAATACGTCTATCCGGAATCCATGGAGTGGAGTTTCATCATAGGCATGGCCGTGGTGGCCGTGGTGGCCGAAGTGCTGGAATTCGGACTTCAGGCGTGGGGGGCCGGACGTTACGGGGCCTCTACCCGCGGCAATGTCGGGGGAATCATCGGAGCCATTGCCGGGGCCATTTTCGGTGCATCCTTCCTCTTTGGGCTGGGCGCACTCATTGGCGCACTGGGCGGAGCCTACCTCGGTTGTCTGGTCGCTGAAATGCCCGGTCGCTCCAAATCCGAAGCCTTTCGTGCCGCCAAGGGCGCGTTCGTTGGCAAGGCACTCGGCTTCACGGTCAAAACCGCCATCGGCGCGGTCATCGTCATCCTGTCCATCCCCAAAGTCTGGCCCTGA
- a CDS encoding patatin-like phospholipase family protein, producing MKKRKTVSLVLGSGGARGLAHIGVIHWLEENGYAIKSISGSSMGALVGGIHAIGKLDEFEKWVRAVTRSDMLKLLDLSMGMDGLFKGGKIINTLKSLVGDSRIEDLPIDFTAVATNISRAKEVWFDEGPMFDAIRASISLPLFFTPYKHKGEDLVDGGILNPVPIAPTFRDQTDVTIAVNVCGAPGEGLEDSLDAGPEEKSALTEAISDFLGKVRSSIPRGTANIGAYDIVAQSFETMQGTIARQKIAAYPPDYVLEIPKNLCKILEFHKAAPLIQYGYDKAAGVLPSVFMGK from the coding sequence ATGAAGAAACGGAAAACGGTTTCGCTCGTCCTTGGCAGTGGTGGCGCGCGAGGGCTGGCCCATATTGGCGTCATCCATTGGCTTGAGGAGAACGGTTACGCCATTAAGTCCATCTCGGGTTCTTCCATGGGAGCCCTTGTCGGCGGCATCCATGCCATCGGCAAGCTCGATGAATTCGAGAAATGGGTCCGGGCCGTCACCCGGAGTGACATGCTCAAGCTGCTCGACCTGTCTATGGGGATGGATGGCCTGTTCAAAGGCGGCAAGATCATCAACACCCTGAAAAGCCTGGTGGGTGACAGCCGTATTGAGGATCTGCCCATAGATTTCACGGCCGTGGCCACGAATATTTCCCGGGCCAAGGAGGTCTGGTTTGACGAAGGTCCCATGTTCGACGCCATCCGGGCTTCCATATCATTGCCGCTTTTCTTCACCCCATACAAACACAAGGGAGAGGATTTGGTTGATGGCGGCATTCTCAATCCGGTGCCCATAGCACCGACCTTCAGGGATCAGACCGATGTCACCATTGCGGTCAACGTGTGTGGGGCTCCCGGTGAGGGGCTTGAGGATTCGTTGGATGCAGGGCCTGAGGAGAAGTCGGCTTTGACCGAGGCCATTTCGGATTTCTTGGGCAAAGTCCGGTCGAGCATTCCCAGGGGAACGGCGAACATCGGGGCGTATGATATAGTGGCCCAATCGTTCGAGACCATGCAGGGTACGATTGCACGGCAGAAAATTGCTGCCTATCCGCCCGACTATGTTCTGGAAATACCGAAAAATCTCTGCAAAATTCTGGAATTTCACAAGGCGGCACCGCTCATTCAGTACGGGTACGACAAGGCGGCCGGGGTGCTGCCGTCCGTGTTCATGGGGAAGTGA